The following are from one region of the Actinomyces sp. oral taxon 897 genome:
- the fmt gene encoding methionyl-tRNA formyltransferase — protein sequence MRVLFAGTPEVALPALTALMDSPEHEVVGVLTRADARRGRGRGLHPSPVAALARPAGLEVRTPATLRQVEVQDWIRSLEADVAVVVAYGRIVPVSLLEVPVHGWLNLHFSLLPAWRGAAPVQRALIAGDDVTGACVFKLEEGLDTGPVYARLTEAVRSTDTSGDLLERLAAAGAGLLLTTLGTVADGSVRPETQDDAAATLAPLLTTADGLLRWQDPALALERRVRGVTPSPGAHTTWRGVRLRLGPLALVPEVTDLAPGELRPSRHEVLVGTGSHALRLGQVAPAGRSWMAADAWARGARPGPGERLGQDDATTGEERS from the coding sequence ATGCGTGTGCTCTTCGCCGGGACCCCTGAGGTCGCCCTACCCGCCCTGACGGCCCTCATGGACAGCCCGGAGCACGAGGTGGTAGGGGTCCTGACCCGGGCCGACGCGCGCCGGGGCCGGGGCCGGGGCCTCCACCCCTCACCCGTGGCCGCCCTGGCCCGCCCGGCCGGGCTCGAGGTACGCACCCCCGCCACCCTGCGCCAGGTGGAGGTCCAGGACTGGATCCGCTCCCTGGAGGCCGACGTCGCCGTCGTCGTGGCCTACGGGCGGATCGTGCCCGTCAGCCTGCTGGAGGTGCCTGTCCACGGCTGGCTCAACCTGCACTTCTCCCTCCTGCCCGCCTGGCGCGGGGCCGCCCCCGTCCAGCGGGCCCTTATCGCGGGCGACGACGTCACCGGGGCCTGCGTGTTCAAGCTTGAGGAGGGCCTGGACACCGGTCCCGTCTACGCGCGCCTGACCGAGGCCGTCCGCTCCACCGACACCAGCGGTGACCTCCTGGAGCGCCTGGCCGCCGCCGGTGCGGGTCTGCTCCTGACCACCCTGGGGACCGTCGCCGACGGCAGCGTGCGTCCCGAGACCCAGGACGACGCCGCGGCCACCCTCGCCCCGCTGCTCACCACCGCCGACGGCCTGCTGCGGTGGCAGGACCCGGCCCTCGCGCTGGAACGGCGGGTCCGGGGCGTCACCCCCTCCCCGGGGGCGCACACCACCTGGCGCGGCGTCCGCCTGCGCCTAGGCCCCTTGGCCCTGGTCCCCGAGGTCACCGACCTGGCCCCCGGCGAGCTGCGCCCCTCCCGCCACGAGGTCCTGGTGGGGACCGGCTCGCACGCCCTGCGCCTGGGGCAGGTCGCCCCGGCCGGACGCTCCTGGATGGCGGCCGACGCCTGGGCCCGGGGCGCGCGCCCCGGGCCGGGAGAGCGGCTGGGCCAGGATGACGCCACCACCGGGGAGGAGCGCTCATGA
- a CDS encoding HAD family hydrolase — protein sequence MSPTTDTRVSAVVLDYGNVLVAWEAMAAVAGRVSQADWDEFCQGADFDALNARSDLGEPFEDILADLAATHPRRPDWVEILSTYRANFPDSLTGPVPGTLGVVDDLLAAGVPLYLLSNFDAPTFPAARAMVPQLERFRGLMVSGQERQVKPSPVIFRRLLERYGLIAAFTLFVDDSPANIRGARAVGLRTHHFTGAGRLRADLIERGLLPRP from the coding sequence ATGAGCCCTACCACGGATACACGGGTGAGTGCCGTCGTCCTGGACTACGGCAACGTCCTGGTGGCCTGGGAGGCCATGGCGGCCGTGGCCGGGCGGGTGAGCCAGGCCGACTGGGACGAGTTCTGCCAGGGCGCGGACTTTGACGCCCTCAATGCCCGTAGCGACCTGGGTGAGCCGTTTGAGGACATTCTCGCGGACCTGGCGGCCACCCACCCCCGGCGTCCCGACTGGGTGGAGATCCTGTCCACCTACCGGGCGAACTTCCCTGACTCCCTGACCGGTCCCGTACCCGGGACCCTGGGCGTCGTGGACGACCTCCTGGCCGCCGGGGTCCCCCTGTACCTGCTGAGCAACTTCGACGCCCCCACCTTCCCGGCCGCCCGCGCCATGGTGCCCCAGCTGGAGCGCTTTCGCGGCCTGATGGTCTCCGGGCAGGAGCGCCAGGTCAAGCCCTCACCGGTGATCTTCCGCCGGCTCCTGGAGCGCTACGGCCTCATAGCCGCCTTCACCCTCTTCGTGGACGACTCACCGGCCAATATCAGGGGCGCCCGGGCGGTGGGGCTCCGGACTCACCACTTCACCGGCGCCGGCCGCCTGCGGGCCGACCTCATTGAGCGCGGCCTCCTCCCGCGCCCCTGA
- a CDS encoding endo-alpha-N-acetylgalactosaminidase family protein has translation MKRPSLHVRGRGPRALALLGALVLGLPLGARAAAEPATALTGTVDLSVPGLTATLATDFPQVTGYEVGGSHLGGRVSTVTSVLVDDTAHQVTDVKAYRTTPTAVRYDVTLDGGVDLTAEISVDTVTSQADGTAGAIRPTLTFRITSLTGGHTVEIPGQSLVSVSSDDAGAAFAAATTGVARGATADNPRAGVQDAYGTVTADTPTDASAVGSAYLLVNTAEVAVGMETNATPDQPSGATSMNNSRWTRQVVGTGDDGTGRALTVQAGQWTYRSTAATDAVGDEPRPYATFVFTSDANRSGSVDWQDGAVAYADIAESVNGAADNHKWVVTHIPFNFASQATHPFLRTADDVRRVCLATDGLGQRVMLKGYASEGHDSAHPDYGNNINERAGGERDMKTLFDTTRDCNSIYGVHVNTTEAYPDAEQFGSLAFTGSKGWDWLGPSYYINQRDDLGSGKVTQRFQELRDQFPLAQYPSFRWIYIDVYYSSGWLADRLGRDLNQQGWEVGSEWADKFERFSTWSHWSNDERYGGSKLKGLNSEIIRFIDNANKDNWNPNVALGYPQIVEFEGWTGHQDQKAFYANVWGNNLPVKFLQASRIMSQSSTPGERGTTYTYTLANGAVASGTTSYTNLTNGDAAASTIAADMAATRSITYDGAQVLSGSSYLLPWADNGSSQGSPRLYYYNPAGGESTWTLTNSYKDQTSLALYRLTDSGRVKVADLPVTNGTVTIPASAYDGIEAGQYASTAFVLYPASTPATTPQPSWGAGTVLSDPGFNAGLDAYTTTGAVSATKDAQGDPVAAIDAGAGSLGQQVTLDKGTYEASAWTEVGHGTASRDVSVSVSGQGVAGTGNQPGADTSSATPTSPVTTVFEDFEHVTEGWGPFVKGNAGGSTDPRTVLAPLNAPYTQRGWTAPNGRVKVTDDVVAGHWSLKAHSENQGLVYRTVPQTVPLQAGHRYRVSFDYESTDAGAYSWVTGYTTLGATEPVDTYLDTTDIPQQTTPTHFTEELTAGACGEYFVGLYKNQGGGEQVDFSLDNFRVEDLGVAQTQPSCMTPQLSVEGALVTGQAGTVRSTVSNAESGTVTNVTATLTAPEGWSVEPLGSTSAASLAPGETLSPAWRVTAPHSAAGTAARLTETVTYELDGAQRQATASTEVTPLGGLKADAVNYLSDLPINPDYNGNGWGPVERDQENGEQGQGDGTPLTIGGVRYSKGLGAHALSDVGFDLGGQCHSFSAVVGVDSTQSSRGSVTFTVWGTADGENWSRVVPQTAVLRGGQAGQQVSGDVTGMRTIRLVVGDGGDGNGNDHADWADARVACGTATLDGGGSGGSGGTTPPGDGLSPYTGPLTVSAPEAYASNPVSNMIDGNPATFYDKDWVNPTPHPSEVLMSLYQGDDPTAVEPTSVSGLSVTGRASQSNGRVRDYQVYVGQDAANVNQLVASGTLRDTGDEQRIVFPTPASAKLVRLVVTSTYKTKPTEPDGLLTIAEIAPLTGTATPAPTPPDPSTPSDPPAQPDPNGVVTDTAAPGLVGQDYLGVRTASDAGAVTGTVTTRISTTSAANWVAADQKHGTYFQRVPVRFTVGQDRTAVTLSVTAGDGSAPVLVDNLRLVRVERVADNDLLGVDCTASPVPQACTSATANARLGLSTPARPGGDTPEPGPTPSPEPTSGPTPGPSPTPAPTTEPTPEPGPTPSPEPTPGPTPGPTPGPTPGPTPGPTPGPNPENPTKPIFVATVEAAAKGTVFLGDWDGDGVRSWAVRVGTRVVFYNDNTALAAPVASVSIGRASDEIYVGDWDGDGKDTVALRRGSAVYYQTSVESSATTTGTVPRGATLNVVRQDGKDVLVPQT, from the coding sequence ATGAAACGACCATCTCTCCACGTCCGAGGTCGAGGCCCGCGAGCCCTGGCACTCCTGGGAGCCCTCGTCCTGGGCCTACCCCTGGGCGCGCGCGCCGCCGCGGAGCCGGCCACCGCCCTGACCGGTACCGTCGACCTGTCCGTCCCCGGCCTGACGGCCACCCTGGCGACGGACTTCCCCCAGGTCACCGGCTACGAGGTCGGCGGGAGCCACCTGGGCGGGCGCGTCTCGACGGTCACCAGCGTCCTGGTCGACGACACCGCCCACCAGGTCACCGACGTCAAGGCCTACCGCACGACGCCGACCGCGGTGCGCTACGACGTCACCCTGGACGGAGGAGTCGACCTCACCGCGGAGATCTCGGTGGACACCGTCACCTCGCAGGCCGACGGAACCGCCGGGGCCATCCGGCCGACCCTGACCTTCCGGATCACCAGCCTCACCGGGGGCCACACGGTGGAGATCCCCGGGCAGTCCCTGGTGTCGGTCTCCTCCGACGACGCCGGCGCCGCCTTTGCCGCCGCCACCACGGGCGTGGCCCGGGGCGCCACCGCCGACAACCCCCGGGCCGGGGTCCAGGACGCCTACGGCACCGTGACCGCTGACACCCCCACGGACGCCTCCGCCGTCGGGTCGGCCTACCTCCTGGTCAACACCGCCGAGGTCGCCGTCGGCATGGAGACCAACGCGACCCCCGACCAGCCCAGCGGGGCCACCAGCATGAACAACAGCCGGTGGACCCGCCAGGTGGTGGGGACTGGCGACGACGGCACCGGCCGGGCCCTGACCGTCCAGGCCGGGCAGTGGACCTACCGCTCCACGGCCGCCACCGACGCCGTCGGCGACGAGCCCAGGCCCTACGCCACCTTCGTGTTCACCTCCGACGCCAACCGCTCGGGCAGCGTGGACTGGCAGGACGGCGCCGTCGCCTACGCGGACATCGCCGAGAGCGTGAACGGTGCCGCGGACAACCACAAGTGGGTCGTCACCCACATCCCCTTCAACTTCGCCTCCCAGGCCACCCACCCCTTCCTGCGTACCGCCGACGACGTCAGGCGCGTCTGCCTGGCCACCGACGGCCTGGGCCAGCGCGTCATGCTCAAGGGATACGCCTCCGAGGGCCACGACTCGGCCCACCCGGACTACGGCAACAACATTAACGAGCGCGCTGGCGGGGAGAGGGACATGAAGACCCTCTTCGATACCACCCGGGACTGCAACTCCATCTACGGGGTCCACGTCAATACCACCGAGGCCTACCCCGACGCCGAGCAGTTCGGCTCCCTGGCCTTCACCGGCTCCAAGGGCTGGGACTGGCTGGGCCCCTCCTACTACATTAACCAGCGCGACGACCTGGGCAGCGGCAAGGTGACCCAGCGCTTCCAGGAGCTGCGTGACCAGTTCCCCCTGGCCCAGTACCCCAGCTTCCGCTGGATCTACATTGACGTCTACTACAGCTCCGGGTGGCTGGCCGACCGCCTGGGCCGCGACCTCAACCAGCAGGGCTGGGAGGTCGGCAGCGAGTGGGCGGACAAGTTCGAGCGCTTCTCCACCTGGTCCCACTGGTCCAACGACGAGCGCTACGGCGGCTCCAAGCTCAAGGGCCTGAACTCCGAGATCATCCGCTTTATCGACAACGCCAACAAGGACAACTGGAACCCCAACGTGGCCCTGGGCTACCCCCAGATCGTGGAGTTCGAGGGGTGGACGGGACACCAGGACCAGAAGGCCTTCTACGCCAACGTCTGGGGCAACAACCTGCCGGTGAAGTTCCTCCAGGCCAGCCGCATTATGAGCCAGTCCTCCACCCCGGGGGAGAGGGGCACCACCTACACCTACACCCTGGCCAACGGCGCGGTCGCCTCGGGTACGACGTCGTACACCAACCTGACCAACGGTGACGCCGCCGCCTCCACCATTGCCGCGGACATGGCCGCGACACGCTCGATCACCTACGACGGCGCCCAGGTCCTGTCCGGCTCCTCCTACCTGCTGCCCTGGGCGGACAACGGCAGCTCCCAGGGCAGCCCCCGCCTGTACTACTACAACCCCGCGGGCGGGGAGTCCACCTGGACCCTGACCAACAGCTACAAGGACCAGACCTCCCTGGCCCTGTACCGCCTGACCGACTCCGGCAGGGTCAAGGTCGCCGACCTGCCCGTCACCAACGGCACCGTGACCATCCCCGCCTCGGCCTACGACGGTATCGAGGCCGGGCAGTACGCCTCCACGGCCTTCGTCCTCTACCCCGCCTCCACCCCCGCCACCACGCCCCAGCCCAGCTGGGGGGCCGGGACGGTCCTGTCCGACCCCGGCTTCAACGCCGGCCTGGACGCCTACACCACCACCGGCGCGGTGAGCGCCACCAAGGACGCCCAGGGCGACCCCGTGGCCGCCATTGACGCCGGCGCGGGCTCCCTGGGCCAGCAGGTGACCCTGGACAAGGGCACCTACGAGGCCAGCGCCTGGACGGAGGTCGGACACGGTACCGCCAGCCGGGACGTGTCCGTCTCCGTCAGCGGCCAGGGCGTGGCGGGCACCGGCAACCAGCCCGGTGCCGACACCTCCTCCGCCACCCCCACCAGCCCGGTGACCACCGTGTTCGAGGACTTCGAGCACGTCACCGAGGGCTGGGGGCCCTTCGTCAAGGGCAACGCCGGGGGCTCGACCGACCCGCGCACCGTCCTGGCCCCGCTCAACGCCCCCTACACCCAGAGGGGCTGGACGGCGCCCAACGGCAGGGTCAAGGTCACTGACGACGTGGTCGCCGGGCACTGGAGCCTCAAGGCCCACTCGGAGAACCAGGGCCTGGTCTACCGCACCGTCCCCCAGACCGTGCCGCTCCAGGCCGGGCACCGCTACCGCGTCTCCTTCGACTACGAGAGCACGGACGCGGGCGCCTACAGCTGGGTGACCGGGTACACCACCCTGGGTGCGACCGAGCCGGTGGACACCTACCTGGACACCACCGACATCCCGCAGCAGACCACCCCCACCCACTTCACCGAGGAGCTCACGGCGGGCGCCTGCGGGGAGTACTTCGTGGGCCTGTACAAGAACCAGGGGGGCGGCGAGCAGGTCGACTTCTCACTGGACAACTTCCGGGTCGAGGACCTGGGGGTCGCACAGACCCAGCCCTCCTGCATGACCCCGCAGCTGAGCGTGGAGGGCGCCCTGGTCACCGGCCAGGCCGGGACCGTCCGCTCCACCGTCAGCAACGCCGAGAGCGGCACCGTCACCAACGTGACGGCCACCCTCACCGCCCCCGAGGGCTGGAGCGTGGAGCCCCTGGGCTCCACTAGCGCCGCCAGCCTCGCCCCCGGTGAGACCCTGTCGCCCGCCTGGCGCGTGACCGCCCCGCACTCGGCTGCGGGCACCGCCGCGCGCCTGACCGAGACCGTGACCTACGAGCTGGACGGCGCCCAGCGCCAGGCCACCGCCAGCACCGAGGTGACCCCCCTGGGCGGGCTGAAGGCCGACGCCGTCAACTACCTCTCGGACCTGCCCATTAACCCGGACTACAACGGCAACGGCTGGGGCCCGGTGGAGCGCGACCAGGAGAACGGTGAGCAGGGGCAGGGCGACGGGACCCCCCTGACCATCGGCGGGGTGAGGTACAGCAAGGGCCTGGGGGCCCACGCCCTCTCCGACGTCGGCTTCGACCTGGGCGGCCAGTGCCACAGCTTCAGCGCCGTCGTCGGGGTGGACTCCACCCAGTCGTCGCGCGGCAGTGTGACCTTCACCGTGTGGGGGACCGCTGACGGCGAGAACTGGAGCCGGGTGGTTCCCCAGACCGCGGTCCTGCGCGGGGGCCAGGCCGGTCAGCAGGTCAGCGGCGACGTCACCGGGATGCGGACCATCCGCCTGGTCGTCGGCGACGGCGGGGACGGCAACGGCAACGACCACGCCGACTGGGCCGACGCCAGGGTGGCCTGCGGCACCGCCACCCTGGACGGGGGCGGCTCGGGGGGATCAGGGGGCACCACCCCGCCCGGTGACGGGCTGAGCCCCTACACGGGCCCCCTGACGGTCAGCGCGCCGGAGGCCTACGCCAGCAACCCGGTCAGCAACATGATCGACGGGAACCCGGCCACCTTCTACGACAAGGACTGGGTCAACCCGACCCCGCACCCCTCCGAGGTCCTCATGTCCCTCTACCAGGGGGACGACCCCACGGCCGTGGAGCCCACCAGCGTCTCCGGGCTGTCGGTCACCGGCCGGGCCTCCCAGTCCAACGGGCGCGTCCGGGACTACCAGGTCTACGTGGGCCAGGACGCCGCGAACGTCAACCAGCTGGTGGCCTCCGGCACCCTGAGGGACACCGGGGACGAGCAGCGGATCGTCTTCCCGACCCCGGCCAGCGCCAAGCTCGTCAGGCTCGTGGTCACCTCCACCTACAAGACCAAGCCCACCGAGCCCGACGGCCTGCTGACGATCGCCGAGATCGCCCCGCTGACCGGTACGGCCACCCCCGCGCCCACCCCGCCGGACCCCTCGACACCCTCGGATCCGCCCGCGCAGCCCGACCCCAACGGCGTGGTCACCGACACCGCCGCGCCGGGCCTGGTGGGCCAGGACTACCTGGGGGTGAGGACGGCCAGCGACGCCGGTGCGGTCACCGGGACCGTGACCACCCGGATCTCCACGACCTCGGCGGCCAACTGGGTGGCGGCCGACCAGAAGCACGGCACCTACTTCCAGCGGGTGCCGGTGCGCTTCACGGTGGGCCAGGACCGCACCGCGGTGACCCTGAGCGTCACCGCTGGTGACGGCTCCGCCCCGGTCCTGGTGGACAACCTGCGCCTGGTCAGGGTGGAACGGGTCGCCGACAACGACCTGCTCGGCGTGGACTGCACAGCCAGCCCGGTGCCCCAGGCCTGCACCTCGGCCACCGCCAACGCGCGGCTGGGCCTGTCCACCCCCGCCCGGCCGGGCGGTGACACCCCGGAGCCCGGGCCCACGCCGTCCCCCGAGCCGACGTCAGGGCCGACGCCCGGGCCCAGCCCGACGCCGGCGCCCACCACTGAGCCGACCCCGGAGCCCGGGCCCACGCCGTCCCCCGAGCCGACGCCCGGCCCAACTCCTGGTCCCACGCCCGGGCCCACTCCTGGGCCAACTCCTGGTCCCACGCCCGGCCCGAACCCGGAGAATCCCACCAAGCCCATCTTCGTGGCCACCGTGGAGGCGGCCGCCAAGGGCACCGTGTTCCTGGGCGACTGGGACGGCGACGGGGTGAGGTCCTGGGCCGTCCGCGTGGGCACCCGCGTGGTGTTCTACAACGACAACACGGCCCTGGCCGCGCCGGTGGCCTCGGTGTCCATCGGGCGTGCCAGCGACGAGATCTACGTCGGTGACTGGGACGGCGACGGGAAGGACACGGTGGCGCTGCGCCGTGGCTCCGCCGTCTACTACCAGACCAGCGTGGAGTCCTCGGCGACGACCACCGGCACGGTCCCGCGCGGTGCGACCCTCAACGTGGTCAGGCAGGATGGTAAGGACGTGCTCGTCCCCCAGACCTGA
- a CDS encoding primosomal protein N', which produces MSSEVAQQGVLLAAPAPARRPVALAGVSHPVARVLLDSPVPHLDRTFDYLVPTGLDAAAQVGTRVVVRLGGQEIHGWVWERGDTTTHAGRLAPLRRVVSDLPVLTRATRTLVEAVAERAAGTRADVVRLAVPARHADAEATERAADPPALPDWGLPAPSPTGWRAYDGGPGFLAALAAGGAPRAVACVLPGGPQVDPWEELLAQAARTTLASGRGVLVLVPTTAQAEALAARLGQELPREGVAVLSAEHGARRRYRTFVRILLGRARVVVGTRAAAFAPVADLGLAVVWDDGDDRLDEPRAPYTHARTVVALRAGAERCGLLLAGYSRSVEAQSYVEAGWAREVAAPRALVRRAVARVQVPGPELEAEGASGAARVPSLAHRALREALRGGPVLVQVPRGGYVPVVACAACRAAARCALCSGPLGMDRDGTTTCRWCARRTRDWSCPACGATGLRMVGVGSARTGEELGRAFPGVPVLVSGAREDHGVVATVDDEPRLVVATPGAEPSAPGGYGAVLLLDAATLSARPELGATSEALRLWSNAVALARPGARVILLGGPEPGAAQALLRWDQAGYARRELAERAGLHLPPAWRAARLDGPRRSVERLLAAGAAQGFEVLGPVPAPGGGGEPSRGEQLRALLRAPRSRGRDLAGMLRLRLREASVHREEPVRCELDPTLLW; this is translated from the coding sequence GTGAGCAGCGAGGTCGCGCAGCAGGGCGTGCTCCTGGCGGCCCCCGCGCCCGCCCGCCGCCCCGTGGCCCTGGCCGGGGTGTCCCACCCGGTGGCCCGCGTCCTGCTGGACTCCCCGGTGCCCCACCTGGACCGCACCTTCGACTACCTGGTCCCCACCGGCCTGGACGCCGCCGCCCAGGTCGGCACCCGCGTGGTGGTGCGCCTGGGGGGCCAGGAGATCCACGGCTGGGTGTGGGAGCGGGGGGACACCACCACCCACGCGGGCAGGCTCGCCCCCCTGCGGCGGGTGGTCTCCGACCTGCCGGTCCTGACCCGGGCCACCCGGACCCTGGTGGAGGCGGTGGCCGAGCGTGCCGCCGGGACCCGGGCCGACGTCGTGCGCCTGGCCGTCCCCGCCCGCCACGCCGACGCCGAGGCCACCGAGCGCGCCGCCGACCCTCCCGCGCTACCTGACTGGGGCCTGCCCGCCCCCAGCCCCACGGGCTGGCGGGCCTACGACGGCGGCCCCGGCTTCCTGGCCGCCCTGGCCGCCGGGGGCGCCCCGCGCGCCGTGGCCTGCGTGCTGCCCGGCGGGCCCCAGGTGGATCCCTGGGAGGAGCTGCTGGCCCAGGCGGCCCGTACGACGCTGGCCTCGGGCCGGGGCGTCCTGGTCCTGGTGCCCACCACCGCCCAGGCCGAGGCCCTCGCGGCGCGCCTGGGCCAGGAGCTCCCCCGCGAGGGGGTGGCGGTCCTCAGCGCCGAGCACGGGGCGCGCCGACGCTACCGCACCTTCGTGCGGATCCTGCTGGGGCGTGCGCGCGTCGTGGTGGGGACGCGCGCGGCCGCCTTCGCACCGGTGGCGGACCTGGGCCTGGCCGTGGTCTGGGACGACGGCGACGACCGCCTGGACGAGCCCAGGGCCCCCTACACCCACGCGCGTACCGTCGTGGCCCTGCGCGCGGGCGCTGAGCGCTGCGGCCTGCTCCTGGCCGGCTACTCCCGCAGCGTGGAGGCCCAGTCCTACGTGGAGGCGGGCTGGGCGCGCGAGGTCGCGGCCCCCCGGGCCCTGGTACGCCGCGCCGTGGCCCGGGTCCAGGTGCCCGGGCCCGAGCTGGAGGCCGAGGGGGCCTCCGGGGCCGCCCGCGTCCCCTCCCTGGCCCACCGCGCCCTGCGTGAGGCCCTGCGCGGCGGGCCGGTCCTGGTCCAGGTGCCCCGCGGCGGCTACGTCCCGGTGGTGGCCTGTGCCGCCTGCCGGGCCGCCGCCCGCTGCGCCCTGTGCTCCGGGCCCCTGGGGATGGACCGGGACGGGACCACCACCTGCCGGTGGTGCGCCCGGCGCACCCGGGACTGGTCCTGCCCCGCCTGCGGGGCCACCGGCCTGCGTATGGTGGGCGTGGGCAGCGCCCGTACGGGCGAGGAGCTGGGCCGGGCCTTCCCCGGGGTGCCCGTGCTGGTCTCCGGCGCCCGGGAGGACCACGGGGTGGTGGCGACCGTGGACGACGAGCCGCGCCTGGTGGTGGCCACGCCGGGGGCGGAGCCGTCGGCCCCCGGCGGCTACGGCGCGGTCCTGCTGCTGGACGCCGCCACCCTGTCCGCGCGCCCCGAGCTGGGTGCGACCAGCGAGGCCCTGCGCCTGTGGAGCAACGCCGTCGCCCTGGCCCGTCCCGGGGCGAGGGTCATCCTGCTGGGCGGGCCCGAGCCCGGGGCGGCCCAGGCGCTCCTGCGGTGGGACCAGGCCGGTTACGCCCGTCGTGAGCTGGCCGAGCGCGCCGGGCTGCACCTGCCCCCGGCGTGGAGGGCCGCCCGCCTCGACGGGCCCCGGCGCTCCGTGGAGCGGCTCCTGGCCGCGGGGGCGGCCCAGGGCTTTGAGGTCCTGGGGCCGGTGCCCGCTCCCGGGGGCGGGGGAGAGCCGTCCCGGGGCGAGCAGCTGCGCGCCCTGCTGCGCGCCCCCCGCTCCCGGGGCCGGGACCTGGCCGGGATGCTGCGTCTGCGCCTGCGTGAGGCCTCCGTCCACCGCGAGGAGCCGGTACGCTGCGAGCTCGACCCGACCCTGCTGTGGTAG
- the metK gene encoding methionine adenosyltransferase: MNSSLRLFTSESVTEGHPDKVCDRVSDAILDAILTQDPQAHVAVETLVTTGLVHVAGEVTTEAYVEIPDIVRSEIVRIGYDSSDVCFDGRSCGVSVSIGQQSPDIAAGVDKALQVREGGTADPLDRQGAGDQGLMFGYACTDTPELMPLPIHLAHRLAERLAQVRRRGVVPGLRPDGKTQVTVGYDGDRPVSLATVVVSTQHDPDRSQDWLRAALTQEVIRPVLEAQARAGTELAWDEGDVLVNPSGQFVIGGPAGDAGLTGRKIIVDTYGGMARHGGGAFSGKDPSKVDRSGAYAMRWVAKNVVAAGLARRCEVQVAYAIGSSRPVGLYVETFGTHTVPVERIQAAIEEVFDLRPAAIVRDLDLLRPVYRSTSAYGHFGRPGFTWEATDRARALADAV, translated from the coding sequence GTGAACTCCAGCCTGCGCCTTTTTACCTCTGAGTCCGTCACCGAGGGGCACCCCGACAAGGTCTGTGACCGTGTCTCGGACGCCATCCTCGATGCCATCCTCACGCAGGACCCCCAGGCTCACGTCGCCGTGGAGACCCTGGTGACCACCGGGCTGGTGCACGTGGCCGGGGAGGTGACCACCGAGGCCTACGTGGAGATCCCCGACATTGTCCGCAGCGAGATCGTGCGCATCGGGTACGACTCCTCGGACGTGTGCTTCGACGGTCGCAGCTGCGGGGTGTCGGTGTCCATCGGCCAGCAGTCCCCGGACATTGCCGCGGGCGTGGACAAGGCCCTCCAGGTGCGCGAGGGCGGCACCGCCGACCCGCTGGACCGTCAGGGGGCCGGGGACCAGGGGCTCATGTTCGGCTACGCCTGCACCGACACCCCCGAGCTCATGCCCCTGCCCATCCACCTGGCCCACCGCCTGGCCGAGCGCCTGGCCCAGGTCCGCAGGCGCGGCGTCGTGCCCGGCCTGCGTCCTGACGGCAAGACCCAGGTGACCGTCGGCTACGACGGGGACCGGCCCGTGAGCCTGGCCACGGTGGTGGTCTCCACCCAGCACGACCCCGACCGCTCCCAGGACTGGCTGCGCGCGGCCCTCACCCAGGAGGTCATCCGCCCCGTCCTGGAGGCCCAGGCCCGTGCGGGCACGGAGCTGGCCTGGGACGAGGGGGACGTCCTGGTCAACCCCTCGGGCCAGTTCGTCATCGGGGGGCCGGCCGGGGACGCGGGCCTGACCGGACGCAAGATCATTGTGGACACCTACGGGGGCATGGCCCGCCACGGCGGGGGGGCGTTCTCCGGCAAGGACCCCTCCAAGGTGGACCGCTCGGGGGCCTACGCCATGCGCTGGGTGGCCAAGAACGTCGTCGCCGCCGGCCTGGCCCGGCGCTGCGAGGTCCAGGTGGCCTACGCCATTGGCTCCTCCCGCCCGGTGGGCCTGTACGTGGAGACCTTCGGGACGCACACGGTGCCGGTGGAGCGCATCCAGGCGGCTATCGAGGAGGTCTTCGACCTGCGTCCGGCGGCCATCGTCCGTGACCTGGACCTGCTGCGCCCCGTCTACCGGTCCACCAGCGCCTACGGGCACTTCGGCCGCCCCGGCTTCACCTGGGAGGCCACGGACCGGGCCCGGGCCCTGGCCGACGCCGTCTGA
- the rpoZ gene encoding DNA-directed RNA polymerase subunit omega, producing the protein MLGTSPQPEGITNPPIDDLLEKVDSKYGLVVEAAKRARQINSYTQQLNDNQFDFYGPLVDADIEDKPLSVALREIAADKLQVITGDAARARRAELEAARRAAEEDDAFPEITISMDSGGSLDGGVDGGTVNPDDVRF; encoded by the coding sequence ATGCTCGGTACCTCTCCCCAGCCCGAGGGTATTACCAACCCACCCATTGACGACCTCCTGGAGAAGGTCGACTCCAAGTACGGGCTCGTGGTGGAGGCCGCCAAGCGCGCACGGCAGATCAACTCCTACACCCAGCAGCTCAACGACAACCAGTTCGACTTCTACGGCCCCCTCGTGGACGCCGACATCGAGGACAAGCCCCTGAGCGTCGCCCTGCGGGAGATCGCCGCGGACAAGCTCCAGGTCATTACCGGGGACGCCGCCCGGGCCCGTCGCGCCGAGCTGGAGGCCGCGCGCAGGGCCGCCGAGGAGGACGACGCGTTCCCCGAGATCACGATCTCCATGGACTCCGGCGGCTCCCTGGACGGGGGCGTGGACGGGGGGACCGTCAACCCCGATGACGTCCGGTTCTGA